One region of Haloprofundus salilacus genomic DNA includes:
- a CDS encoding bifunctional N(6)-L-threonylcarbamoyladenine synthase/serine/threonine protein kinase: MRVLGIEGTAWAASAALHDTERDSTVIDSDPYQPDSGGIHPREAAEHMSEAVPRVVETVLDRAAETSEGDGPPIDAVAFSRGPGLGPCLRIVGTAARALAGALDVPLVGVNHMVAHLEIGRHQSGFDSPVCLNASGANAHLLGYHNGRYRVLGETMDTGVGNAIDKFTRHVGWTHPGGPKVERAATDGEYIDLPYVVKGMDFSFSGIMSAAKQAYDDGEAVEDICFSLQEHVFGMLTEVAERALSLTGTDELVLGGGVGQNQRLRAMLASMCEERGANFFAPEPRFLRDNAGMIAVLGAKMYAAGDTVAIEDSAVDPNFRPDQVPVTWRDDSESVARAVDVRGSPAPASQLGRGNRSGDADETVRGAEATVEFHENRVVKRRLPKAYRHPELDRRLRRERTVAEARLTSEARRAGVPTPLVRDVDVREATITFQRVGDADLAASLSPAVVADVGRHLAALHGMGIVHGDPTTRNVRVAEPAGEGGARDEGRTFLIDFGLGFHTGHVEDHAMDLHVFEQSVEGTAADPDPLLDAFETGYAAASDDDDVLARLRTVESRGRYR, translated from the coding sequence GTGCGCGTTCTGGGTATCGAAGGGACGGCGTGGGCCGCGAGCGCTGCGCTACACGATACCGAGCGCGACTCGACTGTTATCGATTCCGACCCCTACCAACCCGATAGCGGCGGCATTCACCCACGCGAGGCGGCCGAGCACATGAGCGAGGCCGTTCCACGCGTCGTCGAGACCGTTCTCGACCGCGCCGCCGAGACGAGCGAGGGCGACGGCCCACCTATCGACGCGGTGGCGTTCTCGCGCGGTCCCGGTCTCGGTCCCTGCCTCCGCATCGTCGGCACCGCCGCGAGAGCACTCGCCGGAGCGCTCGACGTACCGTTAGTGGGGGTGAACCACATGGTCGCCCACCTCGAAATCGGCCGCCACCAGTCGGGATTCGATTCACCCGTGTGTCTCAACGCCTCGGGCGCGAACGCCCATCTCTTGGGCTACCACAACGGCCGCTATCGCGTATTGGGCGAGACGATGGACACGGGCGTCGGCAACGCCATCGATAAGTTCACCCGTCACGTGGGCTGGACGCATCCCGGCGGGCCGAAGGTCGAGCGAGCGGCCACAGACGGCGAGTACATCGACCTCCCGTACGTCGTGAAGGGGATGGACTTCTCCTTCTCGGGCATCATGAGCGCCGCCAAACAGGCCTACGACGACGGCGAGGCGGTCGAGGACATCTGCTTTTCGCTGCAGGAGCACGTCTTCGGCATGCTCACCGAAGTCGCAGAGCGCGCGCTCTCGCTCACGGGCACCGACGAACTCGTTTTAGGAGGTGGGGTCGGCCAGAACCAACGACTGAGAGCGATGCTGGCGTCGATGTGCGAGGAGCGCGGCGCGAACTTTTTCGCGCCCGAGCCGCGCTTCCTCCGGGACAACGCCGGGATGATCGCCGTTCTGGGCGCGAAGATGTACGCCGCCGGCGACACCGTCGCTATCGAAGATTCGGCGGTCGACCCGAACTTCCGGCCCGACCAGGTGCCGGTGACGTGGCGGGATGACAGCGAATCGGTCGCTCGCGCCGTCGACGTTCGCGGGAGTCCCGCTCCCGCGAGCCAACTGGGGCGGGGGAACCGTTCCGGTGACGCCGACGAAACCGTCAGGGGCGCGGAAGCGACCGTCGAATTTCACGAAAACCGCGTCGTGAAGCGCCGTCTCCCGAAAGCGTACCGCCATCCCGAACTCGACCGTCGGCTCCGCCGCGAGCGAACCGTGGCCGAAGCACGTCTCACCAGCGAGGCGCGGCGGGCGGGCGTGCCGACCCCGCTGGTACGCGACGTGGACGTTCGCGAGGCGACCATCACGTTCCAGCGCGTCGGCGACGCCGACCTCGCCGCCTCGCTCTCACCCGCCGTCGTCGCCGACGTGGGACGGCATCTCGCGGCGCTGCACGGGATGGGAATCGTCCACGGCGACCCGACGACGCGGAACGTCCGGGTCGCCGAACCCGCGGGCGAGGGCGGCGCACGCGACGAGGGACGGACGTTCCTCATCGACTTCGGCCTCGGCTTTCACACCGGCCACGTCGAGGACCACGCGATGGACCTGCACGTCTTCGAACAGAGCGTGGAGGGGACCGCCGCCGACCCCGACCCGCTCCTCGACGCCTTCGAGACGGGATACGCGGCCGCGAGCGACGACGACGACGTGCTCGCGCGCCTCCGCACGGTCGAATCGCGCGGACGCTATCGCTGA
- a CDS encoding putative sulfate/molybdate transporter — translation MALAGVRSNRALRFDVGELSGALGDSVTVLPIVVALGALTPMSLPHVLVAFGLFQIVWGVVYGLPLSVEPMKALAALAIAGALSYGELVAAGLVAGAVLLLAGRTNAISSLERYVGEPVVRGVQLAVALLLAQTGVELGLGNLALAALAVALTLGVAAAGQPRAATLAVLGVGGAMAAATVGVPTPQILALGVFPAGGPALTLGSVEGATAQLAMTVGNAAVATSLLCSDLFDADVSADDLSTSMGVMTLLSVPFGGLPMCHGSGGLAGKYAFGARTGGANVVLGVLYVVTALFAEVVLAFPMALLGVLLVLVAVQLGRSAIRTESLVLTVGVGVVGVATNVGVAFVVGAAAWLLATKFGAAGTGDR, via the coding sequence ATGGCACTCGCGGGCGTTCGGAGCAATCGAGCGCTTCGGTTCGACGTCGGAGAGCTATCCGGCGCGTTGGGAGATTCGGTTACGGTTCTCCCCATCGTCGTCGCGCTCGGCGCGCTGACGCCGATGTCGCTCCCGCACGTCCTCGTCGCCTTCGGCCTCTTCCAGATCGTCTGGGGCGTCGTCTACGGTCTCCCGCTGTCGGTCGAACCGATGAAGGCGCTCGCCGCGCTGGCCATCGCGGGGGCGCTGAGCTACGGCGAACTCGTCGCCGCCGGTCTCGTCGCCGGCGCGGTGCTGCTCTTGGCAGGCCGGACGAACGCTATCTCGTCGCTCGAACGCTACGTCGGCGAACCGGTCGTCCGCGGCGTCCAACTCGCCGTCGCGCTCCTCTTGGCCCAGACCGGCGTCGAACTCGGTCTCGGGAATCTCGCGCTCGCGGCGCTAGCGGTGGCGCTCACGCTCGGCGTCGCCGCGGCGGGGCAACCGCGGGCGGCGACGCTCGCGGTCCTCGGCGTCGGCGGGGCGATGGCAGCCGCGACAGTCGGCGTACCGACGCCGCAGATACTGGCTCTCGGCGTCTTCCCTGCAGGCGGTCCCGCGCTCACCCTCGGTTCGGTAGAGGGTGCGACGGCACAGTTGGCGATGACCGTCGGCAACGCCGCCGTCGCTACGTCGCTTCTCTGCTCGGACCTCTTCGACGCGGACGTGTCGGCCGACGACCTCTCGACGAGTATGGGCGTGATGACGCTTCTCTCCGTCCCCTTCGGCGGCCTACCGATGTGCCACGGAAGCGGCGGCCTCGCCGGCAAGTACGCCTTCGGCGCGCGGACCGGCGGCGCGAACGTCGTGCTCGGCGTGCTCTACGTCGTCACTGCGCTGTTCGCGGAGGTCGTGCTTGCGTTCCCGATGGCGCTTCTGGGCGTGCTCCTGGTGCTCGTCGCGGTCCAGTTGGGTCGGAGTGCGATACGGACGGAGTCGCTCGTGTTGACCGTCGGCGTGGGCGTCGTCGGGGTCGCGACGAACGTCGGCGTCGCGTTCGTCGTCGGTGCGGCGGCGTGGCTTCTGGCGACGAAGTTCGGCGCCGCCGGGACCGGCGACCGATAA
- a CDS encoding substrate-binding domain-containing protein — MPIQRRRFLHAAGVGAILGLSGCSQTSSSGDGRNGSTADQSNSGGQSGDVGGDGRRQLTLATTTSTYDTGLLDELNPMFEEKFAARIKTVPQGTGAAIETASNGDADVILVHARGAEDEFLRQGHGVNRRDVMFNDFVVVGPESDPAGINGMGSATEAFSTIAETRSTFVSRGDDSGTNKKELLVWQEASVEPSGRWYRAIGKGMGDTLNQASQSSAYTLADRGTYLSMRSEIDLVVHVQGPLKDGPVILKNPYGVIPANPARHDDVEYELAMAYVGFLTSPEGQETIDGYTANDSQLFFPNALSEEPQFGQYIPQGYSARESQSLSRRDKRYLYWVDQQVPADY, encoded by the coding sequence ATGCCGATACAACGGAGGCGGTTCCTCCACGCCGCAGGTGTCGGAGCGATTCTCGGGCTGAGCGGATGCTCGCAGACGAGTTCGTCGGGGGACGGCAGGAACGGCTCGACGGCAGACCAGAGCAACAGCGGTGGCCAAAGCGGCGACGTCGGCGGGGACGGCCGACGGCAACTCACGCTCGCGACGACGACGAGCACGTACGACACGGGCTTGCTCGACGAACTGAACCCGATGTTCGAAGAGAAGTTCGCCGCTCGAATCAAGACCGTCCCGCAGGGAACCGGCGCGGCCATCGAGACAGCGTCGAACGGCGACGCGGACGTGATTCTCGTCCACGCTCGCGGCGCGGAGGACGAGTTCCTCCGGCAGGGTCATGGCGTCAACCGTCGCGACGTGATGTTCAACGACTTCGTCGTCGTCGGTCCCGAGAGCGACCCCGCGGGCATCAACGGGATGGGAAGCGCGACGGAGGCGTTCTCGACCATCGCCGAGACGCGGTCGACGTTCGTCTCCCGCGGCGACGACTCGGGGACGAACAAGAAGGAACTGCTCGTCTGGCAGGAGGCGAGCGTCGAACCCAGTGGCCGGTGGTACCGCGCCATCGGCAAGGGGATGGGCGACACGCTCAATCAGGCGAGTCAGTCGAGCGCGTACACGCTCGCCGACCGGGGGACGTACCTCTCGATGCGGAGCGAAATCGACCTCGTTGTCCACGTGCAGGGGCCGCTGAAGGACGGCCCGGTCATCCTGAAGAACCCCTACGGCGTCATCCCGGCCAACCCCGCTCGACACGACGACGTCGAGTACGAACTGGCGATGGCGTACGTGGGCTTCCTCACGAGTCCCGAGGGACAGGAGACCATCGACGGCTACACCGCCAACGATTCGCAGCTGTTCTTCCCGAACGCGCTCTCGGAGGAACCGCAGTTCGGCCAGTACATCCCACAGGGGTACAGCGCCCGGGAGAGCCAGTCGCTCTCGCGGCG
- a CDS encoding DUF5808 domain-containing protein, which yields MADKPETGELFGVPYNFERPSAGRMLSSYWQPGDRMLVKKPFGVGYTLNLANWRSWIVLLVAAGLLYQERKSRENSEHEDDGPVEVVVDDD from the coding sequence ATGGCGGACAAACCCGAGACCGGCGAACTGTTCGGCGTCCCGTACAACTTCGAACGCCCGAGCGCCGGTCGGATGCTGTCCTCGTACTGGCAACCCGGTGACCGAATGCTGGTGAAGAAACCGTTCGGCGTCGGCTACACGCTCAACCTCGCCAACTGGCGCTCGTGGATTGTGCTACTGGTCGCCGCCGGACTGCTGTACCAGGAGCGCAAGAGTCGCGAAAACTCAGAGCACGAAGACGACGGTCCGGTCGAAGTCGTCGTCGACGACGACTGA
- a CDS encoding DUF7384 family protein, producing the protein MADGPGAAERPDASPARVVADADVLAADLLVGGNARRALDCLREHSWTTLVASDVLLDDAEAVVSSLADAELAADWRPEIETLREPVDHADGDHPALASAYHGGAMHLLTLDPRLQTAQAGATLRKRVSLSVRHPKAFATLFDAESLYREVEGGEYPGPDRDPQA; encoded by the coding sequence ATGGCTGACGGACCTGGAGCGGCCGAGCGGCCCGACGCGTCTCCAGCGCGGGTCGTCGCCGACGCGGACGTGCTCGCGGCGGACCTGCTCGTCGGCGGCAACGCCCGGCGGGCGCTCGACTGTCTCCGCGAACACTCGTGGACGACGCTCGTCGCCAGCGACGTACTGTTGGACGACGCCGAAGCGGTCGTCTCGTCTCTCGCCGACGCCGAACTGGCTGCCGACTGGCGACCGGAAATCGAGACGCTGCGCGAACCGGTCGACCACGCCGACGGCGACCACCCGGCGCTGGCGTCGGCGTACCACGGCGGCGCGATGCACCTCCTGACGCTCGACCCGCGACTCCAGACGGCGCAGGCGGGGGCGACGCTCCGAAAGCGCGTCTCGCTGAGCGTCCGCCATCCGAAGGCGTTCGCGACGCTGTTCGACGCCGAGAGCCTGTATCGGGAAGTCGAGGGCGGCGAGTACCCCGGCCCGGATCGCGACCCCCAAGCGTAG
- a CDS encoding non-canonical purine NTP pyrophosphatase, with product MLHYVTTNEGKVSEATTYLGESVGQVDFDYTEIQSDDLGRIAAHGAREAYRHVGEPVLVDDAGLFADALGGFPGPYSSYVEDTLGIERVWRVGENEENRKAAFRCVLAYCDGDSFAASPDPVDRDDRVTAAATGAEPDTEETESLPVKLFEGVVRGRLVAPRGEGGFGYDPIFEHDGKTMAEMSTEEKNAISHRGRALAKFGEWYQTRTE from the coding sequence ATGCTCCACTACGTGACGACGAACGAGGGAAAAGTCTCGGAGGCGACGACGTATCTCGGCGAGTCGGTCGGACAGGTTGACTTCGACTACACGGAGATTCAGAGCGACGACCTCGGGCGCATCGCCGCCCACGGCGCGCGCGAGGCGTACCGCCACGTGGGCGAACCCGTCCTCGTCGACGACGCTGGACTGTTCGCCGACGCCCTCGGCGGCTTTCCGGGGCCGTACTCCTCGTACGTCGAGGACACCCTCGGAATCGAACGCGTCTGGCGCGTCGGTGAGAACGAAGAGAACCGGAAGGCGGCGTTCCGCTGCGTGCTCGCCTACTGCGACGGCGACTCCTTCGCCGCGTCCCCGGACCCGGTGGACCGCGACGACCGAGTTACGGCCGCGGCGACGGGCGCTGAGCCGGACACCGAAGAAACCGAATCGCTTCCGGTCAAACTGTTCGAGGGCGTCGTCCGCGGCCGCCTCGTCGCCCCGCGCGGCGAGGGCGGGTTCGGCTACGACCCAATCTTCGAGCACGACGGGAAGACGATGGCCGAGATGAGTACCGAGGAGAAAAACGCCATCTCGCATCGGGGTCGCGCGTTGGCGAAGTTCGGGGAGTGGTATCAAACGCGAACGGAGTGA